In the Geobacter sp. FeAm09 genome, one interval contains:
- a CDS encoding AI-2E family transporter, with product MNQVPMNKSTKILLATALLLAALAAVILYFSASVFLQLFIAFALAYMLNPAVLFLERKGMGRIPSILVVFFAALVVCVGIAVFFVVSLGREFSSMQLNLPAYAQHLYEITPAAVKSYLGVETPDKLSLRLNDALAQARSVAPDIVKPLLSLLREAFSSTISFVLALLGYFIIPVYLFYLLADLPRLKAFVQSFVPERHQHAYNERLGEIDTVLGGFIRGQLSVCAILAVLYSIGLYFIGIDLAVAIGTLAGITFIIPYVGTIIGICLSVVMALLKFHDILHPLLCLGWFGLVQALEGAVITPRVVGDTVGLHPLVAIIALLIGGQIFGLMGMLLAVPVTAVLQVFLRSLAAWYRESDFYREGR from the coding sequence ATGAATCAGGTTCCCATGAACAAGAGTACCAAGATCCTCCTCGCAACGGCCCTGCTGCTTGCGGCCCTGGCGGCGGTCATCCTCTATTTCTCGGCCTCCGTATTCCTGCAGCTGTTCATCGCCTTTGCCCTCGCCTACATGCTCAACCCGGCGGTGCTCTTTCTGGAGCGCAAGGGGATGGGGCGCATCCCCAGCATCCTGGTCGTCTTCTTCGCCGCGCTGGTTGTCTGCGTCGGCATCGCCGTGTTCTTCGTGGTATCCCTTGGCAGGGAATTCTCCAGCATGCAGCTCAATCTGCCCGCCTACGCCCAGCACCTCTACGAGATCACCCCGGCGGCGGTCAAGTCGTACCTGGGGGTCGAGACCCCGGACAAGCTCTCCCTGCGCCTGAATGACGCCCTGGCCCAAGCCCGCAGCGTTGCGCCGGACATCGTCAAGCCGCTGCTGAGTCTCCTCCGGGAGGCGTTTTCCTCCACGATCTCCTTTGTCCTGGCGCTGTTGGGCTACTTCATCATCCCGGTCTATCTCTTCTACCTGCTGGCCGACCTCCCCCGGCTGAAAGCGTTCGTTCAGTCGTTCGTCCCCGAGCGCCACCAGCACGCCTACAACGAAAGGCTTGGGGAAATCGACACGGTGCTGGGCGGGTTCATCCGCGGCCAACTTTCGGTCTGCGCCATCCTGGCGGTACTCTACAGCATCGGCCTGTATTTCATCGGCATCGACCTGGCCGTCGCCATCGGCACCCTGGCCGGCATCACCTTCATCATCCCCTACGTGGGCACCATCATCGGCATCTGCCTGTCGGTCGTCATGGCGCTGCTCAAATTCCACGACATCCTCCACCCCCTGCTCTGCCTGGGGTGGTTCGGCCTGGTCCAGGCCCTTGAAGGGGCGGTCATCACCCCCCGGGTGGTGGGGGACACGGTCGGCCTGCACCCCCTGGTGGCCATCATCGCGCTTTTGATCGGGGGGCAGATATTCGGCCTCATGGGGATGCTGCTGGCCGTGCCGGTCACCGCCGTGCTACAGGTGTTCCTGCGCTCGCTGGCCGCCTGGTACCGCGAATCCGACTTTTACCGGGAGGGGCGATGA
- a CDS encoding DUF512 domain-containing protein: protein MNGLVIEAVAPGSIGGEMGVEPGDRLLAVNHHPLRDIIDYSYYTAADDELLLEVAKPDGEVWELAIEREPGEPLGLTFPAPEPARCRNNCVFCFVHQLPRGLRKPLYVKDEDYRLSFLNGNYVTLANLKGAELARIIEQRLSPLYISVHATNPALREQLLGRPGIPPILDQLRELAAGRIGMHTQVVLCPGLNDGPELERTVGDLAELYPAVQSLAVVPLGLTRHRGRLPRLTPADADYARAFVTAWGPRATALKKRLGEPFLFLADEFYLKGGVPFPPLREYGDLPQIENGVGMVPLFLRDAAQVLRTARPVGDLRVTVVTGVSAVGFVGEFLSRLGERTGARIVPVAVENRLFGESVTVSGLVAGNDIMAALAGVEIGAGLLVPDVMLKEGEGLFLDDVSLDEVRGRLGCPVLTFDGTPRGCYRALRQLARPGNPLSRAPGS from the coding sequence ATGAACGGGCTTGTCATCGAAGCGGTCGCGCCCGGCTCCATCGGCGGGGAGATGGGGGTGGAGCCGGGGGACCGGCTGCTGGCGGTCAACCACCATCCCCTGCGGGACATCATCGATTACAGCTACTACACCGCCGCCGACGACGAACTGCTGCTGGAGGTCGCCAAGCCGGACGGCGAGGTGTGGGAGCTTGCCATCGAACGGGAGCCGGGGGAGCCGTTGGGGCTCACCTTTCCGGCCCCGGAGCCAGCCCGCTGCCGCAACAACTGCGTCTTCTGCTTTGTCCACCAACTCCCCCGGGGGCTGCGCAAGCCGCTCTACGTCAAGGACGAGGACTACCGCCTCTCCTTCCTCAACGGCAACTACGTCACCCTGGCCAACCTGAAAGGAGCCGAACTGGCCCGCATCATCGAACAGCGCCTCTCGCCCCTGTACATCTCCGTTCACGCCACCAACCCGGCGTTGCGCGAACAGTTGCTGGGCCGGCCGGGCATCCCCCCCATCCTCGACCAGTTGCGGGAGTTGGCCGCCGGGCGCATCGGCATGCACACCCAGGTGGTGCTCTGTCCCGGCCTCAACGACGGTCCCGAGTTGGAACGGACCGTGGGCGACCTGGCGGAACTCTACCCGGCGGTGCAGTCCCTGGCCGTGGTGCCGCTGGGATTGACCCGCCACCGCGGGCGCCTGCCCCGGCTCACGCCGGCGGACGCCGACTATGCCCGCGCTTTCGTCACCGCCTGGGGGCCGCGGGCCACGGCTCTGAAAAAACGCCTGGGCGAACCGTTCCTCTTCCTGGCCGACGAGTTTTATCTCAAGGGAGGCGTCCCGTTCCCGCCGCTGCGGGAGTACGGCGACCTGCCCCAGATAGAGAACGGGGTCGGCATGGTGCCGCTGTTCCTGCGGGATGCCGCCCAGGTGCTGCGGACGGCCCGGCCGGTGGGCGACCTGCGGGTTACGGTGGTGACCGGCGTCTCGGCCGTGGGCTTCGTGGGAGAGTTCCTGTCGCGGCTGGGGGAGCGGACCGGGGCCCGGATTGTGCCGGTGGCGGTGGAAAACCGCCTGTTCGGGGAAAGCGTGACGGTCAGCGGCCTGGTGGCGGGCAACGACATCATGGCGGCGCTCGCGGGGGTGGAGATCGGCGCGGGGCTCCTGGTGCCGGACGTGATGCTCAAGGAGGGGGAGGGGCTGTTCCTGGACGACGTGTCCCTGGATGAGGTGCGGGGGCGCCTCGGTTGCCCGGTGCTGACCTTCGACGGTACGCCCCGCGGGTGCTACCGGGCCCTCCGGCAGTTGGCCCGCCCGGGGAACCCGCTGTCCCGGGCGCCCGGTTCGTAG
- a CDS encoding PAS domain-containing sensor histidine kinase produces MDPDWQQQRDAVIGLGSMSGRKSFFPELQHKIEELEENRELLANVIDSIPNPVFHKNLDGVYLNCNAAFARYLGFSKEEIIGRTAYDLAPRELADTYRRADLELLALGGTQVYEAALRHGDGTLHDVVFYKSLILRANGTVRGLVGVILDITELKRAEKALRESEERFRAIFDLIGDAVFIHDLESGAILEVNQTMCDLFGYSREEASRLDVEAISAGEPPYSQAEAMAWMRRAAAGEPQVFEWLGKRKNGELFWLEINIRRAMLGAAERLIVAGRDISDRKQAEAEKKILSEQLSQAQKIESVGRLAGGIAHDFNNLLTPIIVYVQLLMRDLSDNERASSRLGQIMLAASRAKELTQQLLSFGRKQRLTMRVLDLNTVIADFSGILRRTIRESVEISLHLAPELPSIRADRTQVEQILMNLAINAQDAIEKNGTITIETAMVMLDEGYARHHAGIVSGWHAMLSVTDTGHGMTPETQEKIFEPFFTTKESGLGTGLGLATVYGLVKQHNGSIWVYSEPGRGTVFKIYFPLAGRAPDQESAPVPGVLATGQGRGVILLAEDNEMVRDMASELLKEDGYAVLVAESPEVALKLTGEQHIDLLLSDVVMPRMSGPELYARLAVAQPGLRVLYMSGYTDNVIVNHGLFDEERNFIQKPFSADALLAKVRELLS; encoded by the coding sequence ATGGATCCGGATTGGCAACAACAGCGCGATGCCGTCATCGGCCTGGGCAGCATGTCGGGGCGCAAGAGTTTTTTCCCCGAACTGCAGCACAAGATAGAGGAGCTCGAGGAAAACCGCGAGCTTTTGGCCAACGTCATCGACTCCATCCCCAACCCGGTTTTCCACAAGAACCTGGACGGGGTCTATCTCAACTGCAATGCGGCCTTTGCCCGCTACCTGGGGTTCTCCAAGGAGGAGATCATCGGCCGTACGGCATACGACCTGGCGCCCCGGGAACTGGCCGACACCTACCGTCGCGCCGACCTTGAGCTGCTGGCCCTGGGAGGGACCCAGGTCTACGAGGCCGCCCTCCGCCACGGCGACGGGACGCTGCATGACGTGGTGTTCTACAAGTCCCTGATCCTGCGCGCAAACGGCACGGTACGCGGCCTGGTCGGCGTGATTCTCGACATCACCGAGCTGAAGCGGGCCGAGAAGGCCCTGCGGGAGAGCGAGGAGCGTTTTCGCGCCATCTTCGACCTGATCGGCGACGCCGTATTCATCCACGACCTGGAGAGCGGGGCGATCCTGGAAGTGAACCAGACCATGTGCGACCTGTTCGGCTATAGCCGCGAAGAGGCCAGCCGGCTCGACGTGGAGGCCATCAGCGCCGGCGAGCCCCCCTATTCCCAGGCCGAGGCCATGGCATGGATGCGGCGGGCGGCAGCGGGGGAACCGCAGGTATTCGAATGGCTGGGCAAACGCAAGAACGGCGAGCTGTTCTGGCTGGAGATCAACATACGCCGCGCCATGCTCGGCGCCGCCGAACGGCTGATCGTGGCGGGGCGGGACATCAGCGACCGCAAGCAGGCGGAGGCTGAGAAGAAGATTCTGTCCGAGCAGCTGTCCCAGGCCCAGAAGATCGAATCCGTCGGCCGGCTGGCGGGCGGAATCGCCCACGACTTCAACAACCTGCTGACTCCCATCATCGTGTACGTCCAGCTCCTGATGCGGGACTTGTCGGACAACGAGCGGGCCAGCTCGCGCCTGGGGCAGATCATGCTGGCCGCATCCAGGGCCAAGGAGCTGACCCAGCAGCTTCTCAGCTTCGGCCGGAAACAGCGGCTGACCATGCGGGTTCTTGACCTGAATACGGTCATTGCGGATTTTTCCGGCATTCTGCGCAGGACCATCCGGGAGAGCGTGGAGATCAGCCTGCACCTCGCCCCGGAGCTGCCCAGCATCCGCGCCGACCGGACCCAGGTGGAGCAGATCCTGATGAACCTGGCCATCAACGCCCAGGACGCCATTGAAAAAAACGGCACCATAACCATCGAAACCGCCATGGTGATGCTTGACGAAGGTTATGCCCGGCACCACGCCGGCATCGTTTCGGGCTGGCATGCCATGCTGTCCGTGACCGACACCGGGCACGGCATGACCCCGGAAACCCAGGAAAAGATCTTCGAGCCGTTTTTCACCACCAAGGAAAGCGGCCTCGGCACCGGCCTGGGGCTGGCAACGGTCTACGGGCTCGTCAAACAGCACAATGGGAGCATCTGGGTCTACAGCGAGCCGGGGCGGGGTACGGTCTTCAAGATCTACTTCCCCCTGGCCGGGCGCGCCCCCGACCAGGAGTCGGCGCCCGTGCCGGGCGTGCTGGCGACAGGACAGGGAAGGGGCGTCATCCTGTTGGCCGAGGACAACGAGATGGTGCGCGATATGGCCTCTGAGCTCTTGAAGGAGGACGGATATGCCGTCCTTGTGGCGGAGAGCCCCGAAGTGGCCCTGAAGCTGACCGGGGAGCAGCACATCGATCTGCTGCTGAGCGACGTGGTCATGCCCAGGATGAGCGGTCCCGAACTCTACGCCCGGCTGGCGGTGGCCCAGCCCGGCCTGAGGGTGCTCTACATGTCGGGCTATACCGACAATGTGATCGTCAACCACGGCCTGTTCGACGAAGAGCGCAACTTCATCCAGAAGCCCTTCTCCGCGGACGCGCTGTTGGCAAAGGTCAGGGAGCTTTTGTCCTAG
- the ercA gene encoding alcohol dehydrogenase-like regulatory protein ErcA, with protein sequence MSAMELRKFVAPEIIFGTGAIERAGQYAALYGARKALVVSDPGVMAAGWTERVLAALNDAGVCHVLFSGVSPNPRTEEVMSGAEVHRSAACDLIVAVGGGSPLDCAKGIGIVVSNRGNILDYEGIDRIPVPMPPLLCIPTTAGTSADVSQFAIISDRVRLTKIAIISKAVVPDVAIIDPQTLTTMDAYLTACTGMDALVHAIEAYVSNAHSPLTDNHALQAIRLIARHLLASIAAPDDLDHRSQMMLGSLEAGLAFSNASLGAVHAMAHSLGGRLDLPHGECNAMLLEHVISYNFAEAGDRYRDVGQALGLDTGSMDRGECRAALFAEVHRLRTAAGISGGLGDRGVRSGDLGDLAANALRDACMVTNPRRPSQRDIEVIYEEAF encoded by the coding sequence ATGAGTGCGATGGAACTGCGGAAGTTCGTAGCGCCCGAGATCATCTTCGGTACCGGTGCCATTGAGCGGGCCGGCCAGTACGCTGCCCTGTACGGCGCCCGCAAGGCCCTCGTGGTTTCGGACCCCGGCGTGATGGCGGCCGGGTGGACCGAACGCGTGCTGGCGGCGCTCAACGATGCGGGTGTCTGCCACGTGCTCTTCTCGGGGGTTTCGCCGAATCCGCGCACCGAAGAGGTCATGTCCGGCGCCGAAGTGCACCGAAGCGCGGCTTGCGACCTGATCGTGGCGGTGGGGGGCGGCAGCCCGCTGGATTGCGCCAAGGGTATCGGCATCGTGGTGTCCAACCGGGGAAACATCCTTGATTACGAGGGGATCGACAGGATTCCGGTTCCCATGCCGCCGCTGCTCTGCATCCCCACCACCGCCGGAACGTCGGCCGACGTTTCCCAGTTCGCCATCATTTCCGACCGGGTGCGCCTCACCAAGATCGCGATCATCAGCAAGGCGGTGGTCCCGGACGTGGCCATCATCGACCCCCAGACCCTGACCACCATGGACGCCTACCTCACCGCGTGCACCGGCATGGATGCCCTGGTGCACGCCATCGAGGCCTACGTTTCCAACGCCCATTCCCCCCTCACCGACAACCACGCCCTCCAGGCGATCCGCCTGATCGCGCGCCACCTGCTTGCCTCCATCGCCGCGCCGGACGATCTGGACCACCGCAGCCAGATGATGCTGGGGAGCCTTGAGGCCGGGCTGGCCTTCTCCAACGCCAGCCTGGGCGCGGTGCACGCCATGGCACACAGCCTGGGGGGGCGTCTTGACCTGCCCCACGGTGAGTGCAATGCCATGCTGCTCGAACACGTCATTTCCTACAACTTCGCCGAGGCCGGGGACCGTTACCGCGATGTGGGGCAGGCACTCGGCCTCGATACCGGGAGCATGGACCGAGGGGAGTGCCGGGCGGCGCTGTTCGCCGAGGTGCACCGGCTGCGCACGGCAGCGGGCATCTCCGGGGGGTTGGGGGACCGGGGCGTACGGAGCGGCGACCTGGGTGACCTGGCGGCCAACGCGCTGCGGGACGCCTGCATGGTCACCAACCCGCGACGCCCCAGCCAGCGGGATATCGAAGTCATCTACGAAGAGGCGTTCTGA
- a CDS encoding diacylglycerol kinase family protein: protein MPTTFLIINPASGSFSRRRIAQVVHSLTRAGLPPIIHPVRNPAEAYPCCQAIRRVREHPFIIVAAGDGTFNAVLNGLGPGPATLAVLPLGTSNVLAAELGIASLADGIARICAGKTGPLATGLLEFDAGRRYFALMAGSGLDGAVVGGVRAGEKRVLKQGAYALSAFRAALGWDRGMQEIVADGKCCLCHTAVVCNASRYGGNFRLSPGSSLFRSGFEIACVTKADRRGYLAIARNLFLGRPMPDTAITWLTATEIELRGTKPIQLDGDFVGHGPARITAVADFARLIM, encoded by the coding sequence ATGCCCACCACGTTTCTGATCATCAACCCCGCTTCCGGCAGTTTCAGCCGCCGGCGCATCGCGCAGGTGGTTCACAGCCTCACGCGTGCCGGTCTGCCGCCGATCATCCATCCGGTCAGGAACCCCGCCGAGGCGTACCCCTGCTGCCAGGCCATCCGCCGGGTGCGCGAACATCCCTTCATCATCGTTGCCGCCGGAGACGGCACGTTCAACGCCGTCTTGAACGGGCTCGGCCCCGGACCGGCAACCCTGGCGGTACTCCCCCTGGGCACGTCCAACGTCCTGGCCGCCGAACTGGGGATCGCCTCCCTTGCGGACGGCATCGCCCGGATATGCGCAGGCAAGACCGGGCCGCTGGCGACGGGGCTCCTGGAGTTTGACGCGGGCCGCCGCTATTTCGCCCTCATGGCGGGCAGCGGTCTGGACGGCGCCGTGGTGGGCGGTGTCAGGGCGGGGGAAAAGCGGGTGCTGAAACAGGGGGCCTATGCCCTGTCGGCTTTCAGGGCGGCGCTTGGGTGGGACCGGGGTATGCAGGAGATCGTCGCGGACGGGAAGTGCTGCCTCTGCCACACCGCGGTGGTGTGCAACGCCTCGCGCTATGGGGGGAACTTCAGGCTTTCGCCCGGCAGCAGCCTGTTCCGCAGCGGCTTTGAAATCGCCTGCGTTACGAAGGCCGACAGGCGGGGATACCTGGCGATTGCCCGCAACCTCTTCCTGGGGCGGCCGATGCCGGATACGGCCATTACCTGGCTCACCGCCACCGAGATCGAACTGCGGGGAACGAAGCCGATCCAGCTCGATGGGGATTTCGTCGGCCACGGTCCGGCGCGCATCACGGCTGTGGCCGATTTTGCCCGGCTCATCATGTAG
- a CDS encoding Fur family transcriptional regulator produces the protein MKLTSQRLEIIGVLTRDRSHPSALTIFKKAREKYPNISLSTVYYTLALLKKHRLIRELEFETMDNRYDMDTASHLNLICTNCGRIEDFADAAPVPPEVVERDTGFAPHDMRFEYYGLCRQCRTS, from the coding sequence TTGAAACTGACCTCCCAGCGCCTTGAGATCATAGGCGTGCTTACCCGCGACAGAAGCCATCCTTCCGCCCTGACCATCTTCAAGAAGGCGCGGGAGAAGTACCCCAACATAAGCCTGTCCACGGTGTACTATACCCTGGCCCTCCTCAAAAAGCACCGGCTGATCAGGGAGCTGGAGTTCGAAACCATGGACAACCGGTATGATATGGACACGGCCAGCCATCTCAACCTGATCTGCACCAATTGCGGAAGGATCGAGGACTTTGCCGACGCCGCGCCCGTACCGCCCGAGGTGGTGGAGCGCGACACCGGCTTTGCCCCCCACGACATGCGTTTCGAGTATTACGGGCTGTGCCGGCAGTGCCGCACGTCCTAG
- the rbr gene encoding rubrerythrin, with protein MTLKGSRTEKNILTAFAGESQARNRYTYFAAQAKKDGYVQIAEIFEETANQEKEHAKRLFKFLEGGDVEITAAFPAGVIGTTAENLLASAQGENHEQTEMYPEFAAIAKEEGFPALAAVFTAIAVAEKQHEKRFRALLANIENDRVFRRDEPVVWRCRNCGYLHEGPAALELCPACAHPKAHFELLAENY; from the coding sequence ATGACATTGAAAGGAAGCCGCACCGAGAAAAACATCCTCACCGCATTCGCCGGCGAAAGCCAGGCCCGCAACCGCTACACCTATTTTGCCGCCCAGGCGAAAAAGGACGGCTACGTGCAGATCGCCGAGATCTTCGAGGAAACGGCCAATCAGGAGAAGGAGCACGCCAAGCGGCTGTTCAAGTTCCTGGAGGGGGGCGATGTGGAGATCACCGCCGCTTTCCCGGCCGGTGTGATCGGCACCACCGCGGAAAACCTGCTGGCCTCCGCCCAGGGGGAGAACCACGAGCAGACGGAGATGTACCCCGAATTCGCCGCCATTGCCAAGGAAGAGGGCTTCCCGGCGCTGGCCGCCGTGTTCACGGCCATCGCCGTTGCCGAAAAACAGCATGAAAAACGCTTCCGGGCCCTTTTGGCCAATATCGAGAACGACCGGGTGTTCCGGCGGGACGAGCCGGTGGTCTGGAGATGCCGTAACTGCGGCTACCTCCACGAAGGGCCCGCCGCCCTGGAGCTGTGCCCCGCCTGCGCCCATCCGAAAGCCCATTTCGAACTGCTGGCCGAAAACTACTGA
- a CDS encoding bifunctional 2-polyprenyl-6-hydroxyphenol methylase/3-demethylubiquinol 3-O-methyltransferase UbiG — translation MCAAAESVRRYSRFFKTQRAVKVLDYGTGTMRNACYLSERGFTVYAADLPEQVAKLRSRPAARQVKRLLATDELSGSRLGVDLVLSTYVFNIIMAEEERHAYLQTAVANLKPGGYLMMEVRCRRPDEVCGHSCDARLSPGTCAKTLSHGELDLMLAPHGMRRVSHYYRSHALAAIYRRDGTPPG, via the coding sequence ATGTGCGCAGCAGCCGAAAGCGTGCGGCGTTACAGCCGCTTCTTCAAAACCCAGCGCGCCGTGAAGGTGCTGGACTACGGCACCGGCACCATGCGTAACGCCTGCTATCTCTCGGAGCGGGGTTTTACGGTCTATGCGGCGGACCTGCCGGAACAGGTGGCAAAGCTGCGCAGCCGCCCCGCCGCCCGGCAGGTGAAGCGCCTGCTGGCCACGGACGAGCTTTCCGGCAGCCGCTTGGGCGTTGATCTGGTGCTTTCCACCTATGTCTTCAATATCATCATGGCAGAGGAGGAGCGGCACGCCTACCTGCAGACCGCCGTCGCCAACCTGAAGCCGGGCGGCTACCTGATGATGGAGGTGCGCTGCCGCCGGCCGGACGAGGTGTGCGGGCACTCCTGCGACGCCCGCCTGTCGCCCGGCACGTGCGCCAAGACCCTGAGCCACGGCGAGCTGGACCTCATGCTCGCTCCCCACGGGATGCGGCGGGTCAGCCATTACTACCGCAGCCACGCCCTGGCGGCCATCTACCGCCGCGACGGCACTCCCCCAGGGTAA
- a CDS encoding Fur family transcriptional regulator, whose protein sequence is MRPDHDRQFYDYLGARGLKLTRQRRLILTAFLAHGHGLSADEFFRELRAQGHAIGYVTVYRTLKLLAGSGLARDIRADGGPTRYGSVAEETN, encoded by the coding sequence GTGAGACCGGACCATGACCGGCAATTTTACGATTACCTGGGCGCCCGGGGCCTCAAGCTGACCCGGCAGCGGCGGCTCATCCTGACGGCGTTCCTTGCCCACGGGCACGGGCTGAGCGCGGACGAGTTCTTCCGGGAGTTGCGGGCCCAAGGCCACGCCATAGGTTACGTCACGGTGTACCGCACCCTGAAACTGCTTGCCGGATCGGGGCTCGCCAGGGACATTCGCGCGGACGGGGGCCCGACCCGCTATGGGTCGGTTGCGGAAGAGACGAACTGA
- a CDS encoding HD-GYP domain-containing protein produces the protein MLKLLGNRPGATSNGTPLPGAASGQTACAAACPTLHQFAEALGNAVDAKDPQLYHHSRDVAEVGRILAAGMGLSPGLVEVIHIAGHLHDIGKIGIPDAVLNKQGALDEEEWSWMRRHPEMGAEIVRPVPAFNRPGDVADIILSHHERYDGRGYPSGMGGKAIPLGARIVAVADTLSALLRDRPYRPGCSFEEAVAEIGRCSGTQFDPAVARALARMRDEVRTVLLVVPEAPLAPEVPASSIRPLRRKERGACETGP, from the coding sequence ATGCTGAAACTCCTGGGGAACAGACCCGGCGCCACGTCCAACGGCACGCCGCTTCCCGGAGCCGCTTCCGGGCAGACGGCCTGCGCCGCCGCCTGCCCCACCCTGCACCAGTTCGCCGAGGCGCTGGGCAACGCCGTGGATGCCAAGGACCCGCAGCTCTACCACCATTCCCGCGATGTGGCCGAGGTCGGCCGCATCCTGGCGGCCGGCATGGGGCTTTCCCCCGGTCTCGTGGAGGTGATCCACATCGCCGGGCACCTGCACGACATCGGCAAGATCGGCATCCCCGATGCCGTATTGAACAAGCAGGGAGCCCTGGACGAGGAGGAGTGGTCCTGGATGAGACGGCATCCCGAGATGGGGGCGGAGATCGTGCGCCCGGTACCTGCGTTCAACCGCCCGGGAGACGTGGCCGACATCATCCTCAGCCACCACGAGCGCTACGACGGCAGGGGGTATCCTTCCGGCATGGGCGGCAAAGCCATCCCCCTGGGGGCACGGATCGTGGCGGTGGCCGACACCCTTTCGGCCCTGCTGCGGGACCGTCCCTACCGGCCGGGGTGCAGCTTCGAGGAGGCGGTCGCCGAGATCGGCCGCTGCTCCGGGACCCAGTTCGACCCTGCCGTGGCACGGGCTCTGGCGAGGATGCGGGACGAGGTGCGCACGGTGCTGCTCGTCGTCCCGGAGGCGCCCTTGGCGCCGGAAGTGCCGGCATCGTCCATCCGGCCGCTGCGCAGGAAAGAAAGGGGGGCCTGTGAGACCGGACCATGA
- a CDS encoding GGDEF domain-containing protein, translated as MPLIFADEMFVGETAEVVSLSETTPEIRQLKNMGLREGKLIDLLYYDPLASRKAVIAADGTRLAFDAGLAAHIMVRPIKEHFEIIRDMAHYDNLTGCLNRHAAGTIMRSEVERFSREGLPLALLMADLDHFKTINDTYGHEAGDSVLKRFCDLTRQGLRRSDLLCRWGGEEFLILLRGTLAEEAQRIAERFRERVAAALFPPFDRCGLVTVSIGGAAVPPGKDFARLVADADAALYRAKREGRNRVALC; from the coding sequence ATGCCCCTGATATTCGCAGATGAGATGTTTGTGGGGGAAACGGCGGAGGTCGTTTCCCTCAGCGAGACGACACCTGAGATCAGACAACTGAAGAACATGGGGCTCAGGGAAGGCAAACTGATCGACCTTCTGTACTACGACCCGCTGGCTTCCCGCAAGGCGGTGATCGCCGCCGACGGTACGCGCCTCGCCTTCGATGCCGGCCTGGCCGCCCACATCATGGTGCGCCCCATCAAGGAACATTTCGAGATCATCCGGGATATGGCCCATTACGACAATCTGACCGGCTGCCTCAACCGCCATGCCGCCGGGACCATCATGCGCAGCGAGGTCGAGCGCTTCTCCCGCGAGGGCCTGCCGCTGGCGCTCCTCATGGCCGATCTCGACCACTTCAAGACCATCAACGACACCTACGGTCACGAAGCCGGCGACAGCGTCCTGAAGAGGTTCTGCGACCTTACCCGCCAGGGGCTGCGCCGTTCCGACCTTTTGTGCCGCTGGGGCGGCGAGGAATTCCTGATCCTGTTGCGGGGGACGCTGGCCGAAGAGGCGCAGCGCATTGCGGAACGCTTTCGGGAACGGGTCGCCGCGGCGCTGTTCCCCCCCTTCGACCGGTGCGGCCTGGTCACGGTCAGCATCGGCGGCGCCGCGGTCCCCCCGGGGAAGGATTTCGCCCGCCTGGTTGCGGACGCCGATGCGGCGCTGTACCGCGCCAAGCGGGAGGGGAGGAACCGGGTGGCGTTATGCTGA
- a CDS encoding FeoB-associated Cys-rich membrane protein, which translates to MGTWDIVLMAAILVGAAWLLYRSLWKKKGHCHGCDGGSCGER; encoded by the coding sequence ATGGGAACATGGGATATCGTGCTGATGGCCGCCATACTGGTCGGCGCGGCTTGGCTGCTCTACCGCTCCCTCTGGAAGAAAAAGGGGCATTGCCACGGTTGCGACGGCGGCAGTTGCGGCGAGCGGTGA